The following is a genomic window from Fibrobacter sp. UWT2.
GAGGGAGTCGATGACCGGATTGCCGGGCACGAGCTGCGGGTTGTTCTTGTATGCCACGCGCAAGAAACTTGCGTCGAAGTTTGCGTTGTGGGCGAGCAGAATGGAACTCTGGCCGCAGAATTCGGTGAATTTCTTGATGGCATCGCCAACGGCGGGGGCGTCTTGCACGTCGCTGTCGTAAATGTGGTTCACGGCAGAAGCTTCGGCCGGAATCATCATGTTCGGCTTTACGAAGGTTTCGAGCTCGCCGAGCAGCTTGGGCACGACTTTGCCGTTCTTGGTTTCGACGGTGAACTTGACGGCACCGATTTCAATGATTTCATCTTTCTGGTTGTTAAGACCTGTAGTTTCAAGGTCGAAGGCGACAAATTTCGGGGGCATTAAAATCACGATTCATTCCTTAGTTAATAAGTTATCACCTT
Proteins encoded in this region:
- a CDS encoding PolC-type DNA polymerase III, encoding MPPKFVAFDLETTGLNNQKDEIIEIGAVKFTVETKNGKVVPKLLGELETFVKPNMMIPAEASAVNHIYDSDVQDAPAVGDAIKKFTEFCGQSSILLAHNANFDASFLRVAYKNNPQLVPGNPVIDSLAISKAILPEASSHKLGILANMFQRRDEISMKIESDKMHRAVYDCLMLMEVFVALLRRRFKEKDWEMACIMKNMEKYKGIPQFINK